In one window of Bemisia tabaci chromosome 6, PGI_BMITA_v3 DNA:
- the LOC109039156 gene encoding LOW QUALITY PROTEIN: uncharacterized protein (The sequence of the model RefSeq protein was modified relative to this genomic sequence to represent the inferred CDS: deleted 1 base in 1 codon), producing MDQELAKSEKRLQLREVNPYLICVLCGGYFVDAASIVECLHTFCWTCIVKYLEKNKFCPICDVQAYKTKPHLSIRPDYTIQRLTYKMVPGLFAKEMKRRKEFYLSSDPPPTAVNLPPSAFYSPDDNISLSLEYYEAGMNNNDEKCRQAGDEHDSLKMKLLPHKRYLQCPAAVTINHLKKFVRMKYGLAAEQMVDIIYQEECLPEDFSLMDVAYTFMWDRTTPMRFSYRILERAAVPAESNSDINGAHGYSAPKNDFKRNSWPRNGPNSSSESGTTNTTNGRQLRGNVFSKRKSDSGNESNEASTKDEADELDDLSLVKRLRMNARQTRSSNKKASPRRRSRSTSTKRKKQKKTAIESDALSGYSSATSPDYPSSSVPSNVDEMDSFDDDAKYEDDIEEITDDFDDDDDEGRLWISPTEDETKDKDSEVTSQESSGDIDMDDDEEVVIDPSEEIDDRSEVKVKKKSKKGKHHHHHHHHHHHRHTKKTPPATILKSEGNDIMKLKVKLNPIIACEKYDKPSKSSSKSRTVGEVVPMYSSNPRLTADSANDSKSNTFNNNAGITNVSNKLSNKTNERRKSTDRSCSKISSSSDISSSTSRLKSGSCNSSKDYDNIAHNSFADDSSQGSRVSEENAELKRAMDVINEDLECQEVASKVADAKVPKVPEKSYRPPSLPQSLPNSTSFTRKSSPTPLIFTTCDSNSSRSKSPLLHPPSSITVSKITAAEKRKLDEDKLLNNNQDLKAADNLRPSLEIMLVNGPKMQSFFNVDSKKDASRLKGNNGQTVKSSISASHSTSVSTSVSSSSSASLSTSPLVRLQKMSINLPSVTVTHSTSTSKTTNTSKTVVQNKNEPCIQAGSIEISLQKENTAPTRIENRDMKKNDGQKKGTVGSTGALDLSPTSQLTRPSVSGASSGTVHTSSSTNHSNITLKRPKVSHRYASSHKLQNLNRIKEIQFKINGNSSPSVKSAQNPQILPASPSPKNNHSVSNLNNCLQQNMSLKIPSLQQRPIKNPSFKQDNSPVRSKPMNMPKLNEIDRKQFIRPAPHGNNSSGINTTKPGQNQFVRHITDPSVMIYARQQNASVVSGNHSSSGNSMSKKFVSGNNGRLSSPPGVIPIASMFRQGGIAREIEKVSAGLQMKTTVNKELTSVK from the exons ATGGATCAAGAACTCGCGAAAAGCGAGAAGCGCCTTCAGCTTCGTGAGGTGAACCCTTACCTCATTTGTGTCCTGTGTGGCGGCTACTTCGTTGATGCCGCCTCCATTGTTGAATGTCTGCACACGT TCTGTTGGACATGTATCGTCAAGTATCTTGAAAAGAACAAATTCTGCCCGATCTGTGATGTGCAAGCTTACAAGACAAAGCCTCACCTAAGTATCAG GCCCGACTACACCATTCAGCGTCTGACGTACAAAATGGTGCCCGGTCTTTTCGCGAAGGAGATGAAGCGCAGGAAAGAATTCTATCTAAGCTCGGACCCTCCGCCCACGGCGGTCAATTTGCCACCCTCGGCCTTTTATTCACCCGACGACAACATCAGTTTATCTTTGGAATACTACGAGGCAGG GATGAATAACAATGATGAAAAATGCCGCCAAGCCGGAGATGAGCATGAttccttgaaaatgaaattg ttGCCGCACAAACGATATCTTCAATGCCCGGCTGCTGTGACGATAAATCATTTGAAGAAGTTCGTGCGAATGAAGTACGGACTAGCTGCCGAACAAATG GTCGATATTATATACCAAGAAGAATGTCTTCCAGAAGATTTCAGCTTGATGGATGTTGCTTACACTTTTATGTGGGATCGG ACTACCCCCATGAGATTCAGCTATAGAATCCTCGAGCGAGCAGCTGTGCCTGCTGAATCAAACAGTGACATAAATGGTGCGCATGGTTACTCAGCTCCAAAGAATGATTTTAAAAGGAATAGCTGGCCCCGAAACGGTCCCAATTCGAGTTCAGAGAGTGGAACAACAAACACAACTAATGGGAGACAGCTAAGAGGAAATGTATTTTCCAAGCGGAAGTCGGATTCTGGAAATGAGTCGAACGAAGCGAGTACCAAAGATGAAGCTGATGAATTAGATGATTTATCTCTAGTTAAGAGATTAAGAATGAATGCAAGGCAAACAAGATCTTCTAATAAGAAAGCATCTCCCCGTCGGCGGAGTAGAAGCACATCGACCAAACgaaaaaagcagaaaaagaCCGCGATAGAATCAGACGCTTTGTCAGGTTACTCTTCTGCTACCTCACCTGATTACCCCAGTTCCAGTGTTCCTAGTAATGTAGACGAAATGGACTCATTTGATGACGACGCAAAGTATGAAGATGACATAGAAGAAATTACGGATGACtttgacgatgatgatgatgagggACGACTTTGGATATCCCCGACAGAAGATGAAACGAAAGACAAAGATTCTGAAGTAACTTCTCAAGAAAGCTCCGGGGATATTGATATGGATGATGACGAAGAAG TGGTCATTGATCCCTCAGAGGAAATCGACGACCGATCAGAggtcaaagttaaaaagaaaAGCAAGAAAGGAAAGCatcatcatcaccatcatcaccATCACCATCATCGCCACACCAAGAAAACTCCTCCTGCGACAATCTTAAAGTCTGAAGGCAATGATATTATGAAACTGAAAGTGAAACTCAATCCAATAATTGCCTGCGAAAAGTACGATAAGCCGTCCAAGTCGTCTAGTAAATCAAGAACAGTGGGCGAGGTTGTTCCCATGTACAGTAGTAATCCCAGATTAACAGCAGATTCCGCAAATGATAGTAAATCGAACACCTTTAACAACAACGCTGGTATTACTAACGTTTCAAACAAACTCAGTAATAAAACTAACGAACGACGGAAAAGTACGGATAGAAGTTGTTCCAaaattagtagtagtagtgatATTTCTAGTAGTACCTCTAGATTAAAGAGTGGCAGTTGCAATAGTAGTAAGGATTATGATAACATAGCGCACAATTCGTTTGCTGATGATAGCTCTCAAGGCTCCCGCGTCTCGGAAGAAAATGCCGAGTTGAAACGTGCGATGGATGTAATTAATGAAGATCTCGAATGTCAAGAAGTGGCCTCCAAAGTGGCTGATGCAAAAGTACCCAAAGTACCAGAAAAGTCATATCGACCACCGAGCTTACCTCAATCCCTACCAAATTCCACTTCCTTTACCAGGAAGTCGAGTCCTACCCCTCTCATCTTCACCACCTGTGATTCTAATTCGAGTCGTTCTAAATCTCCTTTGCTACATCCACCTTCATCAATAACTGTGAGCAAAATAACTGCGGCTGAAAAACGTAAGTTGGACGAAGACAAACTTCTGAATAATAACCAGGATCTGAAAGCGGCAGATAATCTGAGACCATCCCTAGAGATAATGTTGGTCAATGGTCCAAAAATGCAAAGCTTTTTCAACGTTGACAGTAAAAAAGATGCGTCAAGACTGAAAGGAAATAATGGTCAAACTGTAAAATCTTCAATCTCAGCCTCGCACTCTACATCAGTATCAACCTCCGTTTCTTCCTCATCCTCTGCATCCCTTTCAACTTCACCTCTAGTCCGTCTACAGAAAATGAGTATCAACCTACCCTCTGTAACCGTAACTCACTCAACAAGCACCTCCAAGACTACAAATACATCGAAGACTGTCGTACAAAATAAAAACGAGCCATGCATTCAAGCAGGGAGCATCGAAATATCACTCCAAAAAGAGAATACAGCACCAACGCGGATTGAAAATCGAGacatgaagaaaaatgacgGTCAAAAGAAAGGGACTGTCGGAAGCACAGGTGCTCTTGACCTTTCACCAACAAGCCAGTTAACGAGACCCTCCGTTTCTGGCGCCTCCTCTGGAACTGTCCATACTTCCTCCTCAACAAATCATTCCAATATCACACTCAAAAGGCCAAAAGTGTCCCACCGGTATGCATCAAGCCACAAG CTGCAAAATCTCAACAGGATCAAAGAAATACAATTCAAAATCAACGGAAATTCTAGCCCTAGCGTAAAGTCTGCTCAAAATCCTCAGATTTTGCCGGCTTCCCCATCGCCGAAGAATAATCATTCTGTGAGCAACTTGAACAATTGCTTGCAACAGAACATGTCCCTGAAAATTCCCTCTTTGCAACAGCGACCAATTAAAAACCCCAGTTTCAAACAAGATAACTCGCCAGTTAGGTCGAAGCCTATGAACATGCCGAAGCTAAATGAGATAGACCGTAAACAGTTCATTCGACCGGCACCGCATGGGAATAATAGTAGTGGCATTAACACAACAAAGCCGGGACAGAATCAGTTTGTGAGGCACATAACGGATCCTTCGGTCATGATTTATGCACGTCAACAAAATGCAAGCGTGGTATCCGGGAATCATTCGTCCTCTGGTAATTCTATGTCCAAAAAATTCGTCAGCGGAAATAATGGGCGACTCTCCTCCCCGCCAGGAGTTATTCCAATTGCATCCATGTTTCGTCAGGGTGGTATCGCCCGGGAAATTGAGAAAGTTAGCGCTGGTTTACAAATGAAGACAACTGTGAATAAAGAACTAACCAGCGTCAAATAG